A single Aspergillus chevalieri M1 DNA, chromosome 3, nearly complete sequence DNA region contains:
- a CDS encoding uncharacterized protein (COG:S;~EggNog:ENOG410Q2B8), which produces MFGSTFARDFHRAIHYCHRNSPWLLHEMFIAMDTFIDWARFNRTTSERVDIERGARSLQKLRTAEVTHSQDALAVLMLGQALAAFDAFLTSTGATSILRYSLSLMKPWYSSFEQVQFLDPITISPIFWDIVCCLVYREIPIIQPGARDPSVIDRLAGLCPSVLPILYNLCVIGHTLRGDPKEVNQLDSVEERVRQWTPDHECLESKGFSAIEVASIRTQAIMYRTASLLLIHRLRHPLTCHDDTAVLLANNILAERSTFFADQGNDATLQNVVLPLFLALLEVPCSPLEVWKSSTRLRVRPACVDTLLTFHKFFWERKQSGFNGFLFDLIDNGPKFVPLP; this is translated from the coding sequence ATGTTTGGATCGACCTTTGCAAGGGACTTCCACCGAGCGATACACTACTGCCATCGGAATTCTCCCTGGCTCTTGCACGAAATGTTCATTGCCATGGATACATTTATTGATTGGGCACGCTTCAACCGAACTACCTCTGAAAGAGTAGACATCGAACGGGGTGCCCGATCCCTCCAGAAGCTCCGCACTGCCGAGGTCACCCATTCGCAGGATGCCTTGGCCGTTCTCATGCTGGGCCAGGCCTTGGCGGCATTCGATGCCTTCCTCACCTCCACGGGCGCCACATCCATCCTCCGATATTCCTTGTCGCTGATGAAGCCGTGGTACTCGAGTTTCGAGCAAGTTCAATTCCTTGACCCAATAACGATCAGCCCAATCTTTTGGGACATAGTCTGCTGTCTGGTTTACCGGGAAATACCCATCATTCAGCCGGGCGCACGTGATCCATCAGTGATTGACCGTTTGGCCGGTCTCTGCCCATCTGTCTTGCCAATTCTATACAATCTGTGTGTCATCGGTCATACCTTGCGTGGTGACCCGAAAGAAGTCAACCAGCTAGATAGCGTAGAAGAAAGAGTGCGCCAGTGGACTCCAGACCATGAATGTCTCGAATCAAAAGGTTTTAGCGCCATAGAAGTCGCCTCGATACGAACCCAGGCGATCATGTATCGAACCGCAAGCCTACTCCTAATCCATCGCCTGCGCCATCCGTTAACATGTCATGATGACACCGCTGTGTTGCTTGCAAACAATATTCTTGCCGAGAGAAGCACCTTCTTTGCCGACCAAGGAAACGATGCTACTCTTCAGAATGTCGTACTGCCGTTATTTTTAGCCTTATTGGAAGTTCCATGTTCTCCTTTAGAAGTATGGAAAAGCTCCACTAGGCTTCGAGTACGTCCGGCATGTGTTGATACCCTCCTCACTTTCCATAAATTTTTCTGGGAGCGGAAACAATCTGGGTTTAACGGATTTCTGTTTGACCTGATTGATAATGGCCCCAAATTTGTGCCCCTGCCATGA
- a CDS encoding uncharacterized protein (COG:S;~EggNog:ENOG410PNEP;~SECRETED:SignalP(1-17)), whose product MVLGIVMMSAMLPTMIGLNEATSGTRDREESRRDSSRKQRCHLVATCKINEGNQRQREQVHNAKVYAGSDGKLYITKYPKSSMAPFNGGFYTHPAFAPDNTSGMVTVTGENPPTLRWVFLDSGTHEMRWGSRPDSEGHICGPFDWTKDEQRVTLEGWEGWLAVRFPDDEQQEELEAQLDVDDGRGIWRLYFDQHDDGAGLPSGAQGLEIRLKRVIAES is encoded by the exons ATGGTGCTGGGAATCGTTATGATGTCGGCAATGCTGCCGACTATGATTGGCCTAAACGAAGCAACCTCCGGTACTCGCGATCGCGAAGAAAGTCGCCGCGATTCCTCTCGGAAACAACGATGTCATCTTGTGGCGACCTGTAAGATCAATGAAGGGAACCAGCGGCAGCGGGAACAAGTTCACAATGCTAAAGTGTACGCGGGGTCGGATGGTAAA CTATACATCACCAAATATCCCAAATCATCAATGGCTCCCTTCAACGGCGGCTTCTACACCCATCCAGCCTTCGCTCCTGACAACACATCAGGGATGGTAACCGTGACTGGGGAGAACCCACCAACTCTACGATGGGTATTCCTGGACTCCGGCACACACGAAATGCGCTGGGGCAGCCGACCAGACAGCGAGGGCCATATCTGTGGACCATTTGATTGGACAAAGGATGAGCAGCGGGTCACGCTTGAAGGATGGGAAGGTTGGTTGGCTGTGCGTTTTCCCGATGATGAGCAGCAGGAGGAGCTGGAAGCGCAATTAGATGTTGATGATGGGAGAGGAATCTGGAGGCTATATTTCGATCAACATGATGACGGAGCTGGTTTACCATCTGGTGCTCAGGGACTGGAGATACGTTTGAAGCGGGTTATAGCGGAGTCGTGA
- a CDS encoding uncharacterized protein (COG:S;~EggNog:ENOG410Q1JI), translated as MADSLQPTVDTSPKGNRKGNRPDEESNKDKDSGNGDKKLVPTSGLEKPGETKEDNEKESLKIKIHLNLHAKVKLDLDAQLYGDVVIGLL; from the exons ATGGCCGACTCCCT CCAACCAACTGTCGACACGTCTCCTAAAGGCAACCGCAAGGGCAACCGTCCCGACGAGGAATCAAACAAAGATAAGGACAGCGGCAACGGCGACAAGAAGCTAGTACCAACGAGCGGACTTGAGAAACCGGGTGAGACAAAAGAGGACAACGAGAAGGAGAGTTTGAAGATTAAGATCCATCTAAATCTGCATGCGAAGGTGAAGTTGGATTTGGATGCGCAGTTGTATGGTGATGTTGTCATTGGATTGCTGTAA
- a CDS encoding SIMPL domain-containing protein (COG:S;~EggNog:ENOG410PYGT;~InterPro:IPR007497;~PFAM:PF04402), with protein MYRECVSHEKSDTMAVTINVTGTSTIYHHPEQAVLSVHIQSEGPSRNLVSSYVTTRSNLLHRHLRDLAPRNSSGQIPMEAPVSNIAIGSERSWSTIPRDRNGHPMDRVYHASTDVEITFRNFTKLGKVAKRLITEENVEISKIVWQLTKDTREVLGVESRKQAMKDAIRRAQDYAAVIGKEVEPMLITDRESKSTIGTAKCMAVNAKIGVGEEDSLDLAPPDIEFHCSVEVQFRSAASGKCD; from the coding sequence ATGTACCGAGAGTGCGTCAGCCACGAGAAAAGCGACACGATGGCTGTCACCATCAACGTCACCGGTACCTCTACAATCTACCACCATCCGGAACAAGCCGTGCTCTCCGTCCACATCCAATCCGAAGGCCCCTCGCGCAACCTGGTGTCCAGCTATGTAACCACCCGATCGAACCTCCTCCACCGTCATCTGCGGGACCTCGCGCCCCGGAATTCCTCCGGACAAATACCCATGGAAGCGCCCGTGTCGAATATCGCAATCGGATCCGAGCGCAGTTGGTCGACCATCCCGCGCGATCGCAACGGCCACCCGATGGACCGGGTTTACCACGCCTCCACGGACGTGGAAATTACATTCCGCAATTTCACAAAGTTGGGAAAGGTCGCGAAGCGACTAATCACAGAGGAGAATGTCGAAATCTCGAAAATTGTCTGGCAGTTGACTAAGGACACCAgggaggtgttgggggtAGAATCGCGCAAACAAGCAATGAAAGATGCGATCCGCCGGGCGCAGGACTATGCCGCTGTCATTGGAAAGGAAGTCGAGCCGATGTTGATCACGGACCGCGAGTCAAAATCGACAATTGGGACGGCCAAATGCATGGCTGTGAATGCGAAGATAGGGGTTGGGGAAGAAGATTCACTGGATTTGGCGCCGCCGGATATCGAATTCCACTGCTCGGTCGAGGTGCAGTTTCGAAGTGCTGCGAGTGGGAAATGTGATTGA
- a CDS encoding uncharacterized protein (COG:P;~EggNog:ENOG410QE36;~InterPro:IPR005829,IPR020846,IPR011701,IPR036259;~PFAM:PF07690;~TransMembrane:13 (o117-135i147-169o181-199i206-229o235-255i267-287o299-317i338-361o373-394i401-422o434-456i463-484o504-524i);~go_component: GO:0016021 - integral component of membrane [Evidence IEA];~go_function: GO:0022857 - transmembrane transporter activity [Evidence IEA];~go_process: GO:0055085 - transmembrane transport [Evidence IEA]), producing the protein MKSPVEISARPVGDASTIPEPAPARLSRPGSASGQSSQSSSTQVATPPLVPNNPIDFVDGPATATEYPDVGKLASWRGAIIMLVTGGSQFLDNVFMTSANIALPSIQKEFNVNSGNLQWMISAYTLTFGGFLLLSGVLSDRYGRKNLLCIGLVWLSAWSIAIGFGNSFIEVAVFRGLQGMGAAMTVPSAIGIISSYFVGPDRTRALSIYGASGAVGFCAGLIFGGFLSSSLGWKYIFRLVVIVTALLAVTGWFVLPKDRLEGTTRARLDYAGAALSTAGLILLSFVLSSGGVYGWSKPFIIALLIVSCAILVVFTLLEKYVKNPIMPLSLWKIRNFAGLWIAGFTVYGSYQTVIYYLVLMAQEVDELSAGETAIRFLPMGAGGFIVSLICGRAIEVVNGKFLLLMGMALSVLAPVPSCLTAQDLNFWTNVLPTSLISVTGVSIAYITASTTMLASVPVNVKSLCGGMINTAFQIGSGVALAVSSAVTQSVDVNKGHPLAQQYQTGLWCSAGLAGVGLLFSIVGIRRKGLNLSESNKEDPVALPH; encoded by the exons ATGAAAAGCCCCGTCGAAATCTCCGCGCGTCCCGTCGGCGACGCTTCCACCATCCCCGAACCGGCGCCGGCCCGATTGAGTCGTCCCGGATCGGCTTCGGGTCAATCCTCGCAATCCTCCTCCACCCAAGTCGCGACGCCGCCTCTTGTCCCGAATAACCCTATTGATTTCGTTGATGGCCCCGCAACGGCAACCGAATATCCCGATGTGGGCAAGCTTGCCTCGTGGAGAGGTGCGATTATCATGCTGGTGACTGGTGGCTCGCAGTTCTTGGATAATGTGTTTATGACGAGTGCCAATATCGCGCTACCGTCGATCCAGAAGGAGTTTAATGTCAACAGTGGGAACTTGCAATGGATGATCTCTGCTTATACCCTGACGTTTGGTGGGTTCTTGTTGTTGTCTGGGGTTTTGTCGGATCG ATATGGCCGGAAAAACCTTCTCTGCATTGGATTAGTGTGGCTTTCTGCCTGGTCCATCGCCATTGGTTTCGGAAATTCGTTCATTGAAGTCGCTGTGTTCCGTGGCCTTCAAGGCATGGGCGCTGCCATGACTGTTCCGTCTGCCATTGGAATCATTAGTTCTTACTTCGTTGGTCCTGATCGTACCCGTGCACTGTCTATCTACGGCGCATCCGGTGCAGTGGGTTTCTGCGCAGGCCTGatttttggtggtttcctcTCCTCGTCCCTTGGTTGGAAGTATATTTTTCGtctcgtggttatcgtcacTGCGCTTCTGGCCGTGACTGGATGGTTTGTACTCCCAAAGGACCGTTTGGAGGGTACCACCCGGGCAAGGCTGGATTATGCGGGTGCGGCGCTGTCAACGGCTGGCTTGATCCTGCTGTCTTTCGTGCTTTCTAGTGGTGGTGTGTATGGTTGGAGCAAGCCGTTTATCATTGCGTTGTTGATCGTCTCGTGTGCTATCCTGGTGGTTTTCACTCTGTTGGAGAAGTACGTGAAGAATCCGATCATGCCACTTTCTCTGTGGAAGATTCGCAACTTCGCAGGATTGTGGATTGCTGGTTTCA CTGTCTATGGAAGCTATCAGACCGTTATCTACTATCTTGTCCTCATGGCACAGGAAGTCGACGAGCTATCTGCTGGCGAGACAGCGATCCGTTTTCTGCCTATGGGAGCCGGTGGCTTCATTGTATCCTTGATCTGTGGACGGGCCATCGAAGTGGTCAACGGTAAATTCTTGttgctcatgggaatggctCTGTCGGTGCTGGCGCCGGTCCCGAGCTGCCTGACTGCTCAGGATCTGAACTT CTGGACGAACGTCCTCCCTACATCCCTTATCAGTGTCACTGGTGTATCCATTGCATATATCACAGCCAGCACTACCATGTTGGCCAGTGTGCCGGTAAACGTCAAGAGCCTTTGCGGCGGAATG ATCAATACAGCCTTCCAAATCGGCAGTGGCGTCGCCCTTGCCGTCTCCTCGGCCGTGACTCAGTCCGTCGACGTCAACAAGGGTCACCCCCTGGCACAGCAATATCAAACTGGACTTTGGTGCTCTGCTGGTCTTGCCGGTGTCGGTCTCTTGTTCTCGATTGTTGGTATCAGACGTAAGGGGTTGAACCTCTCGGAGTCGAACAAGGAGGACCCCGTTGCGTTGCCGCATTGA
- a CDS encoding uncharacterized protein (COG:G;~EggNog:ENOG410PM2U;~InterPro:IPR005829,IPR005828,IPR003663,IPR036259, IPR020846;~PFAM:PF00083,PF07690;~TransMembrane:12 (i12-33o71-89i96-116o122-138i150-171o191-210i278-296o302-324i344-367o373-392i413-435o441-462i);~go_component: GO:0016020 - membrane [Evidence IEA];~go_component: GO:0016021 - integral component of membrane [Evidence IEA];~go_function: GO:0022857 - transmembrane transporter activity [Evidence IEA];~go_process: GO:0055085 - transmembrane transport [Evidence IEA]), protein MLQELRKINSYNAWVVVFVAVGTIASAYGLAIIGSTVGEPGFYDYFGLAAEGESGYDHTTNMVGALNGVNSAGNIAGAILQSWTAGLFGRKRTIQLGSVVLIIGGALCAGSVHMAMFLVGRFIAGMGSGILTCIVPIYQAEISTAETRGAMVAMTGVMYSMGYSLAGWLGYACYHMPFKSPAVSFSWRFPLAVQVLFPLIVLAGSSWIPYSPRWLLQQNRREEALSILERLHETPDDPQHIKARREFDMIDEQYALDQALSLNRRFELFRTATNRRRCLIASLLMWGDQFLGVYVMTNYGVIIYGNLGLTGSIPLLLNACWNSFTMIGNSWTAFSVDRFGRRTYLLIGSVGCIVSLVFLCALSAEYLDTSNMSGLRAAVFFMFFYIFWWSFFMDATQYVYVAEIFPNHLRPQGVALGLTIFYLASEVTLVGAPVALNKIGWKFYLVLIIPSACYLVAMYFLFPETKGRTLEEIGALFGDENVANFTEGQARVEEGRSSDEKPDASPEKGHIES, encoded by the coding sequence ATGTTGCAAGAACTCCGTAAGATTAACTCTTACAACGCCTGGGTCGTGGTCTTTGTGGCCGTCGGCACCATCGCCAGTGCTTATGGACTGGCCATCATTGGCTCGACCGTCGGAGAACCAGGATTCTACGATTACTTCGGTCTGGCCGCAGAAGGAGAGTCGGGATATGACCATACCACGAACATGGTCGGCGCATTGAACGGCGTCAACTCAGCCGGTAATATCGCAGGAGCAATTCTACAATCCTGGACAGCAGGCCTCTTCGGACGCAAGCGAACCATCCAGCTCGGATCAGTGGTCTTGATTATTGGCGGTGCGCTATGCGCAGGGTCCGTGCATATGGCTATGTTCCTGGTCGGCCGTTTCATCGCCGGTATGGGCTCCGGCATCCTCACCTGCATCGTCCCTATCTACCAAGCGGAGATCTCAACCGCAGAAACCCGTGGTGCAATGGTCGCCATGACGGGTGTCATGTACTCGATGGGATACAGTCTTGCCGGCTGGCTGGGCTACGCCTGCTACCACATGCCCTTCAAGAGCCCGGCCGTATCCTTCTCCTGGCGCTTCCCGCTCGCTGTGCAAGTGCTTTTCCCCCTTATAGTCCTGGCGGGTAGTTCCTGGATCCCATACTCACCCCGCTGGCTCCTCCAGCAAAACCGCCGCGAAGAAGCCCTATCCATCCTCGAGCGCCTGCACGAAACCCCCGACGATCCGCAACACATTAAGGCGCGCCGCGAATTCGACATGATCGACGAACAGTACGCCCTCGACCAAGCGCTCAGTCTGAATCGCCGTTTCGAGCTCTTCCGCACCGCTACCAACCGCCGTCGCTGCCTCATCGCTTCCCTGCTCATGTGGGGCGACCAGTTCTTGGGTGTTTATGTCATGACAAACTACGGTGTGATCATCTACGGCAACCTTGGTCTGACGGGGTCCATCCCCTTGCTTCTGAACGCATGCTGGAACAGTTTCACCATGATCGGAAACAGCTGGACAGCGTTCTCAGTCGACCGCTTTGGTCGTCGAACATACCTTCTCATCGGCTCAGTGGGCTGCATCGTCTCGCTCGTCTTCCTCTGCGCCTTATCCGCAGAATACCTAGACACAAGCAACATGTCCGGTCTCCGCGCAGCGGTattcttcatgttcttctACATCTTCTGGTGGTCATTCTTCATGGACGCCACGCAGTACGTCTACGTTGCGGAGATCTTCCCCAATCACCTCCGTCCGCAAGGCGTAGCCCTAGGTCTCACCATCTTCTACCTTGCCTCTGAAGTGACCCTCGTCGGCGCACCCGTAGCCCTCAACAAAATCGGGTGGAAATTCTATCTCGTCCTAATAATCCCGTCCGCTTGTTATCTTGTGGCTATGTACTTCCTGTTCCCTGAGACGAAGGGCCGGACCCTTGAGGAGATCGGGGCATTGTTTGGGGATGAGAATGTCGCGAATTTTACGGAGGGGCAGGCGAGAGTTGAGGAGGGTCGGTCGAGTGATGAGAAGCCTGATGCTTCGCCTGAGAAGGGGCACATAGAATCATGA
- a CDS encoding alpha/beta hydrolase family protein (COG:S;~EggNog:ENOG410Q2V2;~InterPro:IPR029058;~SECRETED:SignalP(1-18)): MVLRSLLTGLVLLGSAFATNETLPARLLDLGNGVIGGLYRPSNPGPRANVAIFVMHAEQDYINFVACTELYKRGYTVLCANNNASKSGKMTDLAFEDMLQNAGSGISYLRNQTYIDKVVALGHSGGGAMLWAYQNIAENGVSACNGPEKLYPCSDDLANLPAADGFISVDANYGLSTMTFLSVNPAIMDENSGMKINASLSLYNPANGYMSNGANYSTSFRKAYQSGVVTRWNRIIDHALSRSKAIAAGNGLYADDEPLTIPDANYVGMNNKFFAEDTRFLAHTTHAWPLLHKGGTNSTQVVHSVRVPTAIGSFASKFYDGAIKSSINRFLETLAIRVNDNFEYLPDGLKGIEWNSSQTAPISSAPGVSVPILAMGMTGHWEYLNAEKIYLNSGSRDKSIVFVEGASHTINVCTECESYPGQYGDTVKTCFDHMDQWLRQKGRFL; this comes from the coding sequence ATGGTCCTCAGAAGCCTGTTGACCGGTTTGGTCCTGCTGGGCTCAGCATTTGCCACCAATGAAACCCTACCCGCAAGACTTCTCGACCTGGGCAATGGCGTTATTGGAGGTCTGTATCGTCCATCCAACCCAGGCCCAAGGGCGAACGTTGCCATTTTCGTTATGCACGCCGAGCAAGACTATATCAACTTCGTTGCCTGCACGGAGCTGTACAAGCGCGGTTACACTGTTCTGTGCGCCAACAACAACGCCAGCAAGTCCGGGAAGATGACGGACCTGGCCTTCGAAGACATGTTGCAGAACGCCGGCAGCGGCATTTCGTACTTGCGCAACCAGACGTACATTGACAAGGTGGTTGCTCTCGGCCACagcggtggtggtgccatGCTTTGGGCTTACCAGAACATCGCAGAGAATGGTGTCTCAGCCTGCAATGGACCTGAGAAGCTATACCCCTGCTCGGACGACCTGGCCAACCTCCCCGCTGCTGATGGCTTCATCTCAGTCGACGCCAACTACGGTCTGTCGACGATGACCTTCCTCAGTGTCAACCCGGCTATCATGGATGAGAACAGCGGTATGAAGATCAATGCCTCGCTGAGCCTATACAACCCGGCCAATGGCTACATGTCGAACGGCGCCAACTACTCCACCTCCTTCAGAAAGGCCTACCAGTCCGGCGTGGTCACCCGCTGGAACCGTATCATCGACCACGCACTGAGCCGCAGCAAGGCAATCGCAGCTGGAAACGGCCTGTACGCTGACGATGAGCCGCTCACCATCCCCGACGCCAACTACGTGGGTATGAACAACAAGTTCTTCGCCGAGGACACTCGCTTCCTTGCACACACTACACATGCCTGGCCCCTTCTGCACAAGGGCGGCACCAACAGCACCCAAGTCGTGCATTCCGTCCGTGTCCCCACAGCCATTGGCTCCTTCGCATCAAAATTCTACGACGGCGCCATCAAGAGCTCCATTAATCGCTTCCTGGAAACGTTGGCCATCCGTGTTAACGACAACTTTGAGTACCTCCCTGACGGACTTAAGGGTATCGAGTGGAACTCTAGCCAGACCGCTCCGATTTCCTCTGCGCCGGGTGTCAGCGTCCCGATTCTTGCTATGGGTATGACGGGTCACTGGGAGTATCTCAATGCGGAGAAGATCTACCTCAACTCGGGTAGTAGAGATAAGTCAATTGTGTTTGTTGAGGGTGCTTCGCACACTATCAACGTGTGTACTGAGTGCGAGTCGTACCCGGGTCAGTATGGTGATACTGTGAAGACCTGTTTCGATCATATGGATCAGTGGTTACGCCAGAAGGGGCGTTTCCTTTGA
- a CDS encoding acyl-CoA thioesterase (COG:S;~EggNog:ENOG410QE8M;~InterPro:IPR029069;~PFAM:PF13279), with protein sequence MSNMSIPISLPVDNIRQALSSIAPLASWKTLALLLALINLKNLPLVWHIRLLHVFLRNIRWKPDAPFYPNGKSTTINGKPIHPVFASFGLSTRTPLLESDYNLHKSNSTYFSDLDIARTALATRILSPGVGILSKELDQETIEKCRKEGKPVPKKLPWMYIAVGSVYCSFKREIKPFERVDIQSKAVAWDEKWLYVLSFYIRPAKKGGDGKKTLLATALTKYVVKKGRLTVPPERVLRTSGFLPPRPESAGEAPVLVESKDVSGMGTPAEGEGLKVTAGVDDSLVREVLKIDADQVPGRETLEEQKKANSESWSADEWTWERIEQERLRGLKVVEGYSTLDVKLQQEWEYQ encoded by the exons ATGTCCAACATGAGCATCCCGATCTCCTTACCTGTTGACAACATACGCCAAGCATTGTCATCCATAGCCCCGCTAGCATCGTGGAAGACCCTAGCGTTGCTCCTGGCATTAATCAATCTCAAGAATCTTCCTTTGGTTTGGCAC ATTCGTCTCCTCCATGTATTCCTAAGGAATATCCGGTGGAAACCAGACGCTCCATTCTATCCCAATGGCAAATCCACCACCATCAATGGCAAGCCGATACATCCCGTTTTCGCGTCGTTCGGGCTGAGCACCCGTACGCCTCTCCTGGAATCAGACTACAACCTCCACAAATCCAACAGCACCTACTTCTCCGACCTGGACATCGCGCGGACAGCGCTCGCCACGCGCATCTTGTCCCCCGGTGTCGGAATCCTCAGCAAAGAACTCGATCAAGAGACCATTGAGAAGTGCCGCAAAGAAGGCAAGCCCGTGCCGAAGAAGCTACCATGGATGTACATCGCCGTGGGGTCTGTATATTGTAGCTTCAAGCGGGAGATTAAGCCGTTCGAACGCGTGGATATTCAATCGAAAGCCGTCGCCTGGGATGAGAAGTGGCTGTACGTGTTGAGTTTCTATATCCGTCCTGCTAAGAAGGGTGGTGATGGGAAGAAGACTCTGCTTGCTACTGCTCTCACCAAATATGTTGTCAAGAAGGGCCGCCTGACAGTCCCTCCTGAGCGGGTTCTTCGTACTAGCGGGTTCTTGCCGCCTCGACCCGAAAGCGCTGGTGAGGCGCCTGTGCTCGTGGAATCGAAAGATGTCTCTGGGATGGGTACGCCCGCGGAAGGAGAAGGACTTAAGGTCACTGCAGGAGTAGATGACTCACTCGTGCGGGAGGTGCTGAAGATTGATGCGGATCAAGTCCCTGGGCGGGAAACGCtcgaggagcagaagaaggccaATTCGGAGTCATGGTCTGCGGATGAGTGGACGTGGGAGAGGATTGAGCAGGAGAGGTTGAGAGGGCTGAAGGTGGTGGAAGGATATAGTACGCTGGATGTGAAGCTGCAACAAGAGTGGGAGTATCAATAG
- the TAE1_2 gene encoding alpha N-terminal protein methyltransferase 1 (BUSCO:EOG09262SWJ;~COG:S;~EggNog:ENOG410PHK6;~InterPro:IPR008576,IPR029063;~PFAM:PF05891;~go_function: GO:0008168 - methyltransferase activity [Evidence IEA];~go_process: GO:0006480 - N-terminal protein amino acid methylation [Evidence IEA]) — protein sequence MSKATGEEQTHNNAAFSGVDNCINSAVSIEYWNSVPATANGMLAALGGYPWYSRIDLRGSKSFLAKARRLVPTCSTEGKLSTGVDCGAGVGRVTEGFLSQVCETVDAVEPVEKFTRALRESTLKESGVIDAIYTIGLEDWHPEKKYDLIWTQFCVGHLKDWQLIEYVKRCRDALTATGILVVKENLSTDPNGDDMYDELDSSVTRTDAKFRTIFKDAEMNLIVSELQLGFPKTTRRLLPVKFYALRPKVT from the coding sequence ATGTCCAAGGCCACTGGCGAGGAGCAGACTCACAATAATGCTGCCTTCTCTGGGGTGGATAATTGCATAAACTCTGCTGTTTCCATTGAGTATTGGAACAGTGTTCCCGCCACAGCAAACGGTATGCTGGCGGCCTTGGGGGGTTATCCATGGTACTCGAGAATTGACTTGCGAGGATCTAAGTCATTCTTAGCCAAGGCTAGGCGACTTGTGCCCACGTGCTCGACTGAAGGGAAGCTATCAACAGGAGTCGACTGCGGTGCAGGAGTTGGCCGTGTGACAGAAGGCTTTCTCAGCCAAGTTTGTGAGACTGTTGATGCGGTCGAGCCCGTGGAAAAGTTCACTCGGGCGCTCCGTGAGAGCACCTTAAAGGAATCCGGAGTGATTGATGCTATCTATACAATTGGTCTAGAAGACTGGCATCCGGAGAAGAAGTATGATTTGATCTGGACCCAGTTCTGTGTGGGGCATTTGAAAGACTGGCAATTGATTGAGTATGTGAAACGATGCCGTGATGCCCTGACTGCGACTGGAATCTTGGTGGTCAAAGAGAATCTCTCAACAGATCCGAATGGCGACGACATGTATGATGAATTGGATAGCAGTGTGACCAGGACGGATGCGAAGTTCAGAACCATTTTCAAAGATGCTGAAATGAATTTGATCGTCTCAGAGTTACAGTTGGGCTTTCCCAAAACAACTAGGAGGCTTTTGCCGGTCAAATTCTATGCTTTGCGACCTAAAGTTACTTGA
- a CDS encoding uncharacterized protein (COG:S;~EggNog:ENOG410Q2WJ): protein MDQEINLQARIDEIIALPLLQAIQAILDLTPNLTTLLSPNGQRLVSHPNFTGTADLNSLATFYIRCGSRCTEEHAPLKNRLDYLALDPLFEAFYERTENMLREAEESGNLTERYQEFEGSCCAHCSGHPAAVIPAGFVEGESLFFEMDEYERFWGDAESTGARYWRDPETNENRGNKKASKEQVEDAIRRGFV from the coding sequence ATGGACCAAGAAATCAATCTTCAAGCCCGCATTGACGAAATCATCGCCCTCCCCCTTCTCCAAGCCATCCAAGCCATCCTCGACCTAACCCCTAATCTCACCACGCTCCTCTCCCCCAACGGCCAACGCCTTGTCTCCCACCCCAACTTCACCGGCACAGCTGACCTCAACAGCCTCGCAACCTTTTACATTCGCTGCGGCTCCCGCTGTACAGAAGAGCACGCCCCCCTCAAGAATCGTCTCGACTATCTCGCCCTAGATCCACTCTTCGAAGCCTTCTACGAACGAACCGAAAACATGCTCCGGGAAGCCGAAGAATCAGGCAATCTAACGGAGCGATATCAGGAGTTTGAGGGCAGTTGCTGCGCGCATTGCTCGGGACACCCAGCAGCTGTGATCCCCGCGGGGTTTGTGGAAGGGGAATCGTTGTTTTTTGAGATGGATGAGTATGAGCGGTTCTGGGGCGATGCGGAGTCAACAGGGGCTAGGTACTGGCGGGATCCGGAGACGAATGAGAATAGGGGGAATAAAAAGGCGAGCAAGGAACAGGTGGAGGATGCGATTAGGCGAGGGTTCGTTTGA